The DNA window CGTTTGTTCAATTTCTTGTTCGACTTTTACCTGCCCGGATATAAATGCGCCAAGATAATGATCGTTAATCATAATCGGCACGGCAAACTCGACAAAGCCGCAGTAACAGCGATAAACCACCGGCTTGCCCGCCAGCATTGCCGAGCGGCCACCCGCATCGTCACTCTCATAGCAATGGTTTGCCAGAGCAGGGGTCATGCGGGAGCGGGCGCAAAAATCAGAAAAGCCGCTGGGTTTAGTGACCGGGACGCCGTTTTCATCGACAACGACAAGTGCAATCATCATCGACTTACTGAAATTATCCTGAAGTGTCTGCAGCCTTTTTACATCAAGGAATTCGTGCAGCTTATATTTATTATTCATATGATCCACCTGCAGGACAAATAAATAAAATTACCCATAGAATGTATACGATTTTTCCAGAGAAAATATTGAAACGGGTCACAACAGAGAAATATAAAATCGGCAACCGAACCTATCGATTATTTAATGTTTCGCGCGTGTTATCAAAAGGTAAATTAAGACATTGCCCTTGTAGACATAATTGGCAAGTGAAATTGCCCTAATGAGGCCGGCGCGAAAAGACGCTTTTTTATGCGCCAGGCCGTAACCAAAAAGTTGTCGCATGTAGCCTGGCGGGCCGGGAAATCAGCGATGCGGCTGTGCGCCTAGAAATGGGAAGATAGTCGTAAATCAGACTGCTGGCCGGCCATGGCGTGTTCCGGCTTGCCGTTATCCAACTGCAGGGCGATGTAAAGCAACAGCCGATCGTCAAAATTACTCAGGTTAAGGCCAGTGAGATCCGAGATGCGCGTAAGGCGGTATTCAAGGGTATTGCGATGGATAAATAAAGCTTTGGCTGTAGAGCTGGGCTGGACGTTGTTGGCGAACCAGGCGTCCAGGGTGCGCCGCAGTAGGCCATTACCGTCCATACCCCGCAGTTTGGCCAGTGGGCGCACCAGCTCGCACGCTTGCCATCCTCCCCGTAGGCTGTCAAGCAGCACCGGCAACACCATATCCTGATAAAAGTAGCTGCGCTGATTCGGCATGCGCTGTTTGCCCACGGCCATGGTGGTGCGGGCTGTACGGTAGGACCGGGCGATCCCGCCGTCGTCGGGGAAATAGTTGCCTAGCGCCAGGCGTATTTTCAACTGGCTGCTTTTGGACATGCGCGAGAGCAACTGTTGCAGCTTCTGGCGATGGATATCCGGATCCCAACGCCCGCGAGCGTTCAGCGCGGGTTTAAGCACCACCATCTGTGAAAGTGAAACAATGGCGATCAGATTATCGCGCTCAGAGGTAAGCAGTAACGTTTGCAATTGTTGGAGTTCTTCCATCGCGCTTTCTACGCCTAACTGGCCGCTGTCGACTTCAACCACCACGACAACCCGTTGCAGATTCAGATCAATCCCCAGCCGCGGCGCCCATTCTATCAAAGGAGGGGAGAATTTCTCGGCGTGGATCAAGTTAAGCACCAGCTCTTCGCGCAGGCGGGTATTTTGCGCCAGCATATGCATCAGCCGCGCCTGTTCCAACATCATTTCTGCGGTCATACAGACCAACTCGCCATAACGGCGTAGCGCCTTTGGCGAACCGGTTAAACCAATGGCGCCAACGATGTTGCCCTCGACACGTAACGGTAAATTCACGCCGGGCTTAACGCCGTGCAAGTTATGGGTGGCGGCCTCGTCAATTTCAACGATGCGCTCTTGCAAGATAGCCAATAGCGCGCCTTCGTGTAATTCGCCTATCCGATCCTGATCGCCACTGCCGATAATTCGGCCGCGGTTGTCCATCACGTTAACATTGCTGTCGATAATCTTCATCGTACGATCAACGATAACTTGGGCCAGTCTACCATCGAGATGATAAGCTGCCATAAGGATCTCCATTTGGGCCAAGACACGGATTTGACTGAGCCTACATGTAATAAACTGCATGGCATATTGTGCAAATGCACAAAAGGTCTGGGATAAATGTGAAGATGGAAAAGACATCACATTTTTTTGCTCGCGCCTATCAACGTAAATTGGCGAGATGCGAAATAGCCTGATTTTTTGTGCAAGTATGCTTTTTATCGCGTTACGCGTAATAACAGATTGGCGCGGCTCTTTTTGCACAGAACCGGGGGCCGAACAACGCGCGGTAGAAAATGATTGTGTGATCCGTATAACGCGATTTTGTGCATTTGAATGGCTTATTGGCATTAGCCCACATTATTTTTGTGCAGTTGCATAAAATGCTTTTTCTATCCTTCGCGTATTATTAACCCATCGATTGGACGTGTTGTTGCATCACAATGATAAGGTGAGTGATAAGGTGGAGAAGATAAAGATTGTTTTTTTAGATCACGCAACGTTCCCGCCGGGAATCGTGTTGAATAAGATCAATGCGCCTAATGAAATAGTCCTTTACGAGAATACAAGTCCGGAAGATATTTCATTACGCATCAATGATGCTGATATCATTATCACCAATAAAGTAAAAATCACCAGGGAAATATTACAAAAATCCGCTAAATTACGTTTTATTGCCGTTGCTGCAACAGGCACCGATGTTGTTGATCTTGCGGCCTGTAAAGAGCGGGGGGTTTCCGTCGCGAATATCCGCCATTATGCGATGAATTCGGTTCCTGAACATACCTTTGCATTAATGTTGGCCCTGCGGCGCAGCATCATTGCCTATCATCAGGCTGTTTGCTGCGGGCGTTGGCAACGTGCCGGCCAGTTTTGTTTCTTCGATTATCCGATTAAAAACCTGTCGGGCTGTACGCTGGGGTTGATTGGCGATGGTGTCTTAGGTAAGGCCGTGGCGGAAATTGCCAAAAGTTTTGGAATGAAAGTTTTATTCTCCGCATATAAGGGGAATTCATCCATGGGGCCGCTGTATACACAGTTTGAAGAGGTATTGCGCGAGAGCGATATTATCTCGATTCATTGCCCATTGCTTGATTCAACCCGTAACATGATAAATAGCGCCGAGTTTGAAAAAATGAAGCCGAGCTGTTTGGTTATTAATACGGCTCGGGGCGGGATCGTCAATGAAAAAGCACTCTATTATGCATTAACTCAAGGCCAGATCGCCGGCGCGGCCTTTGATGTGGCGGTTAACGAGCCACCAGCACCGCAGGATTTGATCATGGCCCTGACCAAACTGCCCAATTTTATTCTGACGCCACATATATCCTGGGCTAGCTTTGAGGCGATTCAAACATTAGCCGATAAGCTGATAGAAAATATCAATGCTTATTTGTCTGGAGAGCCAATTAATTTAGTTAATTAGCTTTGCCACGTTATATCCAATAATCCATAACTCAACTGCCCGTTATTTTAGGTGTGAAAGGGTATGCTGTTTTTTAATAATACAAAGAGGTAATACTATGTTCTTAGGCAAAAAAATTCGTATGAACCGCTTGTTGAACCCACATTCCGGCCGCCTGTTGGCGATCACCATGGATCACCCGATCACGCGCGGCGTTCTGCCTGGGATTGGCGATATTAATACGGCGATGGAGAAGGTCGTTGCCGGGAAGCCGGATGCCATCACGATGCATAAAGGCATTATTGAAAAAGTATTTGCACCTTACGCGGCTTCCGATGTGTCAATTATCATGAAAGCCACCAGCTATTCGATTCCTTATCATGAAGCATACGACACCCCGGTGGCAGATGTTGAAGAAGCCATTCGTTTTGGCGCTGATGCAATTTCCGTTGGTTGTATTCTTGGCGGGCCAGAACAGGCCAGGCAATTAACCTTCCTCGGCCAGGTAACCAAAGCGGCCGGTTCCGTGGGCTTGCCGGTAGTGGCGCATATTTATCCCAAAGGGCCGATGATCGAAGATTCATTCGATCCGAAAAACCTGGCTTATTGCGTACGCGCCGGGGCGGAATTGGGCGTGGATATCATCAAAACCCTGTGGTCGGGCTCGGCGGAAACGTTCAAGGAAGTTGTTGATTGTTGCCCGGCAATGGTGGCATTAGCCGGTGGGGATATGGGGAGCGATCTGGTGAGTTTCTTAACCAATACCCGTAAGGCGCTGGATATCGGCGTCGGCGGCGTTACCTATGGGCGTTTTGTCTGGCAGCATGAAACCCCGACTGCGGTGGTGAAAGCCTTGGATGCTCTGATTAACAGTGACTGTAGCGTTGATCAGGCGATTGCTGTTTATCAACAGGCCGGCGGCAAATAACCGTTTGCTACTTATGCTGGAGGAAATGAGATGAAAGCAGCAGTGTTATTCGCGGCCAATAAACTTGAACTGGCAGAAGTTGAAAAGCCCAAGGCGAATGCCGGTGAGTTGGTTATCCGGGTTAAGTCCGCCGCAATCTGTGGGACGGATGGGCGTATTGTCACCGGGAAAAAAACCAAGGGAGTGCGTTACCCTTCGGTGATTGGTCATGAATTCTCGGGTGAAGTTGTCGAAGTCGGTCAAGGCGTCAGGCAATTTAAGGTCGCGGATCACATTGCTGTTGATCCGGTGATCCCATGCCGTGCCTGCGTATATTGCCGTAATGGCAAAGAAAACGTGTGCCTGAACCGGCAGGCGATTGGCTATGAATTTGATGGCGCTTTTGCCGAATACGTACGCATACCCGCAATTGCTCTGGAAGCGGGGAATGTATTTAACATCCCAGAGGGAATTACCCATGACGCTGCAGCCTTAGCCGAACCCTTGGCCTGCTGTATTAATGGCCAAAAAAATGTGGGCATTGAACTGGGCGACACCGTGGTGATTGTCGGGGCCGGCCCGATTGGCCTGATGCATATCATGCTGGCACGGTTATCCGGCGCATCAAAAATTATTGTCAGCGAGTTGAATGCACAGCGGCGCGAGGCGGCGTTGCAGTGCGGTGCCGACTATGTCGTTGATTCCAGCCAGGAGGATCTACACGGAAAGGTGCTGGCAGAAACCGGCGGTGTTGGTGCTGACGTCGTCATTATGGCGATTGGTATTCCATCACTGGTCAACGCATCGTTAGCGCTGGCACGCAAGGGCGGCCGCATAAACCTTTTTGCCGGTTTTTCAAAAGATGATATGGCCAGTATCGATGTGAATATTATTCACTATAACGAATTAATTATTACCGGGGCCAGTGCACTCAGCCGGGAAGGGTATAGAACGGCCTTGTCGTTAATTAGTTCGGGGCAAATTAACGTTGAAAAACTGATCAGTCATCGCTTTGCGTTGGAAAACGTAGAAGATGCCTTTAAATGCGCCCTTGAGGGGGCGGCGATAAAAATAATTATTAATAACTAGGTTGTGTCCGTAATAGATAGTTGGCCCTAAGGCCTGTGATCAAAACAAAGTGCGCCGGGCTGGGCCTATGTTCAAGCCTGATTATGTAGCGATCGGGCTTGGGCCCCAGCCCAATGACTGCCAGCGGTGTTCACGCATTATTGTGGAATACAACCTAGCCTTCGCCTAATGGAGGTGAATAAGATGAATAAAGCCTATTTAGGCATTGATGCCGGAAGTAGCAGCGTAAAGGTTTGCGCATTTAATTTTCATGGTGAACTACTGGCTAAAGCATCTAGAGACACAAAGATTATTTCAAAATCTTCACGAAATCATGAAATCAATTTGTCGGAGTATTGGCAACAGGTTGTTTCAGCGATAAAGGAAGTGACCGAAAAAGTCGATAACATTATTTCAATTGGTCTTTCTGTCGCTTGCCCTACGTTGGTTTTATTAGATAAAGCTAATAATCCGGTATGCAATGCGATTACTTATTTGGACGGCCGTTCCGAGGCCTTTATTCACCAAACGCTCGGGGAAGATCAGGAAAGCGTCAAAAGTCTGATCTGTAACAGCCCAAGCCCGTCCGCATGTTGGGTGGGGACGCTGGGCTGGTTACAGCAGAATCAACCCGAATTGATGAAAAAAGTGCACCGTATGGTGCTGTTTAATGGATTTTTAGCGCTAAAACTGGGGAGCCGCAAGCTCGGGATTGATCCAACCCAGGCGGCCTATTCGGGGGCTGTGGCGCTAGCCAGAGCGCCGAAATGGTCTGCATCGTTGCTGAAGTTTTGGGCATTCGATCACGATATTCTCCCGCCGATCTATCAGTGCACCTCTGTGATTGGCCATGTCAACGAGGCGGTATCAAAAGAGACAGGGTTAATGAGTGGTATTCCGATCGTGCTGGGTTCTGCGGATACGGCCGCATCGGCGTTTGCTGTTGGTTTGATCGACGGCGGCAGCGCGTTCGAATCTACCGGGACTTCGGGGGTTATTACGTTTTGCCTGGACACGCCAAACTTCGACAGCCGCTTTATGAACCGTTATCACGTGGTACCAAACCAATGGTTGGCTCATGGCGCAATGTCAACCACGGGGGGCACTTTTGGCTGGCTTAATCAATCCGTCTGGCCAGAGGTTAACGATCATAAAAGCCTGGAGAAATTGGCGAGTGCGTCAGAGCCTGGCGCCAGGGGGCTAATCTATTTGCCTTATCTTGCCGGGGAAAGAAGCCCTATCTGGGACGCTAAGGCTTCCGGCGCATGGATTGGGCTACGTTTGTCTCACGATCGCAATGATATGATCAGGGCTGCATTTGAAGGTACCGCCTTTGGCATGAAGCAATTGCTTAAAATCGCGCACGAGAAGTGGGGCGTCACGCTGGATGAGCTTCTGAGCGTTGGCGGTGGCTCACGTAACAACCTTTGGACTCAAATCAAAGCGGATATTCTTCAGGTGGAGTACAGCATATCGCAGAGCAGCGACGCCGCTGCTTTTGGTGCGGCAATCATTGGCGCGACGGGCGCCGGTGAGTTTTGCGGTATTAATGATCCGGATCTTCCTATTATCAGAACCGATGAGGTGTCATTTAAGCCGAACCGTGATTTGAAAATTAAAGAGATATATGAAAAGAATTTCGAAATTTACGAATCACTCTACCCATCACTAAAAAAAGTTATGCATAAGTTGCTTATAAACTGACGTTGTTTTTTCTGCATGAAATGTTTTTGTATCAGGCTGCCTGGCGTTCTTTCCGTCTTAGGCCGTGCATTGGGATAGATAACTGTAAAACATAATTAGGGAATGTTGGCCTTTATATTTACCAATAAGGGATAACGTTTTCTCCGTTGTAAGATGTTTACATTACGATCATAAAACAGTGTTTTCAAATGCCTTAATTTGAAAATATCCAAATAAACAGTTTACTCGGTAGGGTAACATTATGATAAACGCGACTATAAATGGAATAAAACCAAAGACAAATTATCGTTGGTTTGTTCTTGTTATGATATTCATTGTTTATGCACTTAACTATGCCGATCGATCAAATATTGGTGCCGTTCTGCCTTTTATCGTTGAAGAGTTTAAGCTGAATAATTTTGAGGCCGGTTCGCTAGCCAGTATGTTCTTCCTGGGCTATGCGCTATGCCAAATCCCCGCCGGGTTTCTCATGGCGAAAAGAGGGGTTCGGGGCATCATTTCGTTTTCTATTCTTGGCTTTTCACTTTTCACGTGGCTGATCGGCACCGCCAACTCTGCATTTGCGATTAAGTGGCTTCGCTTTGGCCTGGGGGTTGCGGAAGGGCCGACGCCCGTCGGATTAACCTCAACCATCAATAACTGGTTCCCGCCGAAAGAAAAAGCAACGGCAACGGGGGTCTACATTGCTTCCACCATGTTCGCACCTATTCTTGTGCCGCCCTTGGTGGTCTGGATCTCTCTCGCCTATGGCTGGCGTTGGGTATTTTTTGCCTTTGCCATACCGGGCATATTTCTGGCATTACTTTGGTTTATCTTGGTAAAATCCCGGCCTGAAGAGAGTAAATTTGTTTCAGAAAGCGAGCTGCAATATATCCGTTCTTCAGACGCCACGGTAGATAATGCCAAAGTGGAAGGCAATATCGTTATTGCCGATAAATTTCAGTCGCTTGATAAATTCATCCGTACTAAATCAGTTGTTCCGATTGATTCAGCGGCAAAAATATTTAAATCCAGGAACATCTGGGGTAACACGATAGCGTACTTTATGATGGTCAGTATCCTTTATGGTATTTTGACATGGGTACCTTCCTATCTTGTTAATGAAAAAGGTTTTTCATTTATAAAAATGGGTTTTATAGCCGCGATGCCGTTTATCGGTGGCTTTGTCGGTGCCATTTTTGGCGGATGGTTCTCCGATAAAGTGCTGGGGCGGCGGCGTAAACCGACAATGTTATTTACTGCTTTCTCTACGATGATCATGATGTATATCATGGTGAATATACCTGGGAATACCACGATTCTGGCCGCCGCTCTGTTTTTTGTCGGGTTAATGCTCAATATCGGTTGGCCGGCTTTCACCGCTTACCCAATGGGAATTGTCGATCGCAAGAATTATCCTATTGCTATATCGCTGGTTAACAGTGGGGGTAATTTGGGTGGTTTTGTCTCACCGATGGTTGCGGGCTATTTATTGGATATTACCGGGAATTTTGGCGCCGTATTCACCTATTTTGGTGTTTGCGCGGTGATTGGATTGATCATGATCTTTATTATTGATGAGCCGAAATAACGCTCGGTTTATTTAACTCACTATTTGGCAAGCTGATAAACGCTGTAACGGATGTGGAGAGGTTTTTTTCTGATGAAGATAATTATTGCGACTGATTCATTTAAAGAGAGTTTATCAGCTTTAGATGTAGCAATTCATATTCAAAAAGGGTTTATGGAAGTCTTCCCCAACGCATGCTACATCAAATGCCCGGTAGCTGATGGCGGGGAAGGGACCGTAGTGACAATGATCGAGTCTATCCAGGGCAGCATCGTGGAGGCAGAGGTTACCGGGCCCTTGGGGAACAAAGTCTGTGCTTTTCTGGGCCTGTCACGTGATAAAACCTGCGCGTTTATTGAAATGGCCGCGGCCAGTGGGCTGGCGTTGGTGCCGCCAGAAAAACGTAATCCGCTGATCACGACCTCGTTCGGCACGGGGGAATTGATAAAAGCCGCTCTGGATCAGGGCGCGCGTCGTTTTATTATTGGCATCGGCGGTAGCGCGACCAATGACGGCGGGGCGGGGATGATACAGGCGCTGGGGGGGCGTTTGCTTGATAAGCGAGGCAGGCAAATTCCTTTCGGCGGCGGTGGGTTGGCAAAGCTGGATAAAATTGATGTGTCTGGCATGGATAAGCGGCTTTTATCCTGCCAGTTCCACATTGCTTGTGATGTGACGAATCCGCTATTGGGTGAATATGGCGCTTCGGCGATTTTCGGCCCGCAGAAAGGCGCAACGAAGAAAACCATCGTTCAGTTGGATAACAATCTGGCTCATTTTGCCTATGTCATCAAACGTGATTTAAATATTGAGGTAGCGGATGTGCCTGGAGCGGGGGCCGCCGGTGGGATGGGGGCGGCGCTGCTGGCTTTTTTTCGCTCAGAATTAAAGCCTGGGTTCGATATCATCGCCGAATCTCTTAAGTTGAAAGAGATCATTAGGGATGCCGATCTGGTGATTACCGGTGAAGGGCGGATCGATAATCAAAGTATTAATGGGAAAGTGCCCATCGGCGTTGCGCATCTGGCAAAGGCGCATGGCATTCCTGTTATCGTGATTGCCGGCTGCTTTGGCGACGGCGTTGAAGAGGTTTATGCCCACGGGATTGATTCGGCATTCAGTATATTAAACAAAGTAACCACGTTGACCGGTGCGCTGGGAAACGCCTCTGAAAATATCCATGTTTGCGCCAGGAATATAGCCCACACGTTAAAGATCGGGCAGCGGCTAAAAACAGGCCGTTGCGAAAGCCCTTGTTGAGACTGTACAACGAGGAAATGCCAATTGTAACTCTATAAAAGCCGGGGCAGCGCTTTTGGGCCGCCCGGTGAAATCCTTAGAACCTATCCTGGTTTTCTACCGTGTTTCATTATCCCTTCTTCTATTAAGGGGATATTCCCCTGGCGCCGACCACCTCACGGTTTTTTACACTATGTGCAATCCTTTGTGGGAACAGCCATCCCCCCTAACCATCATTTGTAAAGCGCCCGAGCCGCCAAGGGAAAGGGTATGAGATAAAGATTTGTTACCTATTTGCGGGGGCTTTAACGCCTTATTAAGCCATTTCCAGAAGAATATAGTTATAAAACTGAATTATTTATTAACGAAATAAGTTAATTATTCACTTAATTACACCAAATGGAACATTGTGAGGAAAATATGGAGATTTATTTACATTGTTTACAATAATAATAGTTATCATTATCATGCGCATTTACTTGCATATCTACACACAATATGGAGATTTGGTCTGTGAATGTAAAAATAGATTACAAAAAAACACCGCTTGCGTTGCTGCTAGCCGGGTTGCTCAGCGCCAATGCCTATGCTGCTGATGAAGATCAAACTGACTCGGCTGATACTCTGGTTGTTCATGCCACCGCAGAACAAGAACTCAAACAGCAGCCGGGTGTCTCGATCATTACCGCTGAAGACATCAAAAAAGATCCTCCAGTAAACGATCTCTCCGATATTATCCGTAAAATGCCAGGCGTGAACCTGACCGGGAACAGCGCCAGCGGCGACCGTGGCAACAACCGCCAAATCGACATCCGCGGTATGGGCCCGGAAAACACGCTGATCCTGATCGATGGCAAACCGGTGATGTCACGCAACTCTGTGCGCTACAGTTGGCGCGGCGAGCGTGATACGCGCGGCGACACCAACTGGGTGCCGGCGGAAATGGTTGAGCGTATTGAAGTGCTGCGCGGGCCGGCTGCCGCACGCTATGGCTCCGGCGCGGCGGGCGGGGTGGTCAATATTATCACCAAGCGCCCAACCAAAGACTGGC is part of the Gibbsiella quercinecans genome and encodes:
- a CDS encoding D-2-hydroxyacid dehydrogenase, with protein sequence MEKIKIVFLDHATFPPGIVLNKINAPNEIVLYENTSPEDISLRINDADIIITNKVKITREILQKSAKLRFIAVAATGTDVVDLAACKERGVSVANIRHYAMNSVPEHTFALMLALRRSIIAYHQAVCCGRWQRAGQFCFFDYPIKNLSGCTLGLIGDGVLGKAVAEIAKSFGMKVLFSAYKGNSSMGPLYTQFEEVLRESDIISIHCPLLDSTRNMINSAEFEKMKPSCLVINTARGGIVNEKALYYALTQGQIAGAAFDVAVNEPPAPQDLIMALTKLPNFILTPHISWASFEAIQTLADKLIENINAYLSGEPINLVN
- a CDS encoding glycerate kinase, translated to MKIIIATDSFKESLSALDVAIHIQKGFMEVFPNACYIKCPVADGGEGTVVTMIESIQGSIVEAEVTGPLGNKVCAFLGLSRDKTCAFIEMAAASGLALVPPEKRNPLITTSFGTGELIKAALDQGARRFIIGIGGSATNDGGAGMIQALGGRLLDKRGRQIPFGGGGLAKLDKIDVSGMDKRLLSCQFHIACDVTNPLLGEYGASAIFGPQKGATKKTIVQLDNNLAHFAYVIKRDLNIEVADVPGAGAAGGMGAALLAFFRSELKPGFDIIAESLKLKEIIRDADLVITGEGRIDNQSINGKVPIGVAHLAKAHGIPVIVIAGCFGDGVEEVYAHGIDSAFSILNKVTTLTGALGNASENIHVCARNIAHTLKIGQRLKTGRCESPC
- a CDS encoding MFS transporter: MINATINGIKPKTNYRWFVLVMIFIVYALNYADRSNIGAVLPFIVEEFKLNNFEAGSLASMFFLGYALCQIPAGFLMAKRGVRGIISFSILGFSLFTWLIGTANSAFAIKWLRFGLGVAEGPTPVGLTSTINNWFPPKEKATATGVYIASTMFAPILVPPLVVWISLAYGWRWVFFAFAIPGIFLALLWFILVKSRPEESKFVSESELQYIRSSDATVDNAKVEGNIVIADKFQSLDKFIRTKSVVPIDSAAKIFKSRNIWGNTIAYFMMVSILYGILTWVPSYLVNEKGFSFIKMGFIAAMPFIGGFVGAIFGGWFSDKVLGRRRKPTMLFTAFSTMIMMYIMVNIPGNTTILAAALFFVGLMLNIGWPAFTAYPMGIVDRKNYPIAISLVNSGGNLGGFVSPMVAGYLLDITGNFGAVFTYFGVCAVIGLIMIFIIDEPK
- a CDS encoding xylulokinase, translating into MNKAYLGIDAGSSSVKVCAFNFHGELLAKASRDTKIISKSSRNHEINLSEYWQQVVSAIKEVTEKVDNIISIGLSVACPTLVLLDKANNPVCNAITYLDGRSEAFIHQTLGEDQESVKSLICNSPSPSACWVGTLGWLQQNQPELMKKVHRMVLFNGFLALKLGSRKLGIDPTQAAYSGAVALARAPKWSASLLKFWAFDHDILPPIYQCTSVIGHVNEAVSKETGLMSGIPIVLGSADTAASAFAVGLIDGGSAFESTGTSGVITFCLDTPNFDSRFMNRYHVVPNQWLAHGAMSTTGGTFGWLNQSVWPEVNDHKSLEKLASASEPGARGLIYLPYLAGERSPIWDAKASGAWIGLRLSHDRNDMIRAAFEGTAFGMKQLLKIAHEKWGVTLDELLSVGGGSRNNLWTQIKADILQVEYSISQSSDAAAFGAAIIGATGAGEFCGINDPDLPIIRTDEVSFKPNRDLKIKEIYEKNFEIYESLYPSLKKVMHKLLIN
- a CDS encoding class I fructose-bisphosphate aldolase, encoding MFLGKKIRMNRLLNPHSGRLLAITMDHPITRGVLPGIGDINTAMEKVVAGKPDAITMHKGIIEKVFAPYAASDVSIIMKATSYSIPYHEAYDTPVADVEEAIRFGADAISVGCILGGPEQARQLTFLGQVTKAAGSVGLPVVAHIYPKGPMIEDSFDPKNLAYCVRAGAELGVDIIKTLWSGSAETFKEVVDCCPAMVALAGGDMGSDLVSFLTNTRKALDIGVGGVTYGRFVWQHETPTAVVKALDALINSDCSVDQAIAVYQQAGGK
- a CDS encoding CdaR family transcriptional regulator, which codes for MAAYHLDGRLAQVIVDRTMKIIDSNVNVMDNRGRIIGSGDQDRIGELHEGALLAILQERIVEIDEAATHNLHGVKPGVNLPLRVEGNIVGAIGLTGSPKALRRYGELVCMTAEMMLEQARLMHMLAQNTRLREELVLNLIHAEKFSPPLIEWAPRLGIDLNLQRVVVVVEVDSGQLGVESAMEELQQLQTLLLTSERDNLIAIVSLSQMVVLKPALNARGRWDPDIHRQKLQQLLSRMSKSSQLKIRLALGNYFPDDGGIARSYRTARTTMAVGKQRMPNQRSYFYQDMVLPVLLDSLRGGWQACELVRPLAKLRGMDGNGLLRRTLDAWFANNVQPSSTAKALFIHRNTLEYRLTRISDLTGLNLSNFDDRLLLYIALQLDNGKPEHAMAGQQSDLRLSSHF
- a CDS encoding zinc-dependent dehydrogenase; the encoded protein is MKAAVLFAANKLELAEVEKPKANAGELVIRVKSAAICGTDGRIVTGKKTKGVRYPSVIGHEFSGEVVEVGQGVRQFKVADHIAVDPVIPCRACVYCRNGKENVCLNRQAIGYEFDGAFAEYVRIPAIALEAGNVFNIPEGITHDAAALAEPLACCINGQKNVGIELGDTVVIVGAGPIGLMHIMLARLSGASKIIVSELNAQRREAALQCGADYVVDSSQEDLHGKVLAETGGVGADVVIMAIGIPSLVNASLALARKGGRINLFAGFSKDDMASIDVNIIHYNELIITGASALSREGYRTALSLISSGQINVEKLISHRFALENVEDAFKCALEGAAIKIIINN